A single window of Ananas comosus cultivar F153 linkage group 17, ASM154086v1, whole genome shotgun sequence DNA harbors:
- the LOC109722739 gene encoding uncharacterized protein LOC109722739 isoform X1 — protein sequence MHRQQFSNYKRQPLSLLLVLRPKPQTRTADSPFPRVSFSFHPGPFSLAIARLLGRPGRNPTVEAAPSGMDQRRRAGSPNYGRQTVGGGGYSAPSSPAHPRAKEAHALLRLAQRTTRPRHHHDDGGHLRIPAAYRGGSPRLPPPSGNPTMEIRSSRRPSPKATGYLAMDGARGKPENKSSFNFQFLFRLEVI from the exons atgcACCGACAgcaattttcaaattataaaaggCAACCGCTATCCCTACTACTAGTGCTTAGGCCGAAGCCCCAGACGCGGACGGCAGACTCCCCATTTCCTCGTGTGTCGTTTTCGTTTCATCCGGGCCCTTTTTCGCTCGCTATTGCTCGACTGCTGGGACGCCCCGGTCGAAATCCGACGGTCGAAGCGGCGCCGTCTGGGATGGATCAGCGGAGGCGGGCGGGGAGCCCCAACTACGGGCGGCAgacggtcggcggcggcggctactCGGCTCCCTCCTCGCCGGCGCACCCGAGGGCGAAGGAGGCGCACGCTCTCCTCCGGCTGGCACAAAGAACGACGAGGCCCCGCCACCACCACGACGACGGCGGCCATCTCCGTATCCCCGCCGCGTACAGAGGCGGGTCGCCGCGGCTGCCGCCACCGTCCGGCAACCCGACGATGGAGATCAGGTCGAGTAGACGTCCCTCGCCTAAG GCGACCGGCTATCTGGCGATGGACGGCGCGAGAGGCAAACCTGAAAACAAGTCATCCTTTAATTTCCAATTTCTTTTTCGCTTAGAAGTAATCTAA
- the LOC109722739 gene encoding uncharacterized protein LOC109722739 isoform X2, whose product MHRQQFSNYKRQPLSLLLVLRPKPQTRTADSPFPRVSFSFHPGPFSLAIARLLGRPGRNPTVEAAPSGMDQRRRAGSPNYGRQTVGGGGYSAPSSPAHPRAKEAHALLRLAQRTTRPRHHHDDGGHLRIPAAYRGGSPRLPPPSGNPTMEIRSSRRPSPKGVAK is encoded by the exons atgcACCGACAgcaattttcaaattataaaaggCAACCGCTATCCCTACTACTAGTGCTTAGGCCGAAGCCCCAGACGCGGACGGCAGACTCCCCATTTCCTCGTGTGTCGTTTTCGTTTCATCCGGGCCCTTTTTCGCTCGCTATTGCTCGACTGCTGGGACGCCCCGGTCGAAATCCGACGGTCGAAGCGGCGCCGTCTGGGATGGATCAGCGGAGGCGGGCGGGGAGCCCCAACTACGGGCGGCAgacggtcggcggcggcggctactCGGCTCCCTCCTCGCCGGCGCACCCGAGGGCGAAGGAGGCGCACGCTCTCCTCCGGCTGGCACAAAGAACGACGAGGCCCCGCCACCACCACGACGACGGCGGCCATCTCCGTATCCCCGCCGCGTACAGAGGCGGGTCGCCGCGGCTGCCGCCACCGTCCGGCAACCCGACGATGGAGATCAGGTCGAGTAGACGTCCCTCGCCTAAG ggagttGCGAAATAG